Proteins found in one Salvelinus alpinus chromosome 11, SLU_Salpinus.1, whole genome shotgun sequence genomic segment:
- the LOC139534837 gene encoding proline-rich protein HaeIII subfamily 1-like translates to MEKETRDCAQGPSDLEHPPPPPAQGPSDLEHPPPPPAQGPSDLEHPPPPPAQGPSDLEHPPPPPAQGPSDLEHPPPPPAQGPSDLEHPPPPPAQGPSDLEHPPTAQGPSDLEHPPPPPAQGPSDLEHPPPPPAQGPSDLEHPPTAQGPSDLEHPPPPPAQGPSDLEHPPTTQGPSDLEHPPPPPAQGPSDLEHPPTAQGPSDLKHPPTAQGPSDLEHPPPAQGTSDLEHPPPPPAQGPSDLEHPPPAQGTSDLKHPPPPPAQGPSDLEHPPPAQGPSDLEHPPTAQGPSDLEHPPTVQGPSDLEHPPTAQGPSDLEHPPPAQGPSDLEHPPTAQGPSDLEHPPPPPAQGPSDLEHPPTAQGPSDLEHPPTAQGPSDLEHPPPTQGPSDLEHPPPPPAQGPSDLEHPPPAQGPSDLEHPPLPQPRVHQTWNTLPQPRTEQQTGGDR, encoded by the exons atggagaaagagacaaGGGATTGTG cccAGGGTCCATCAGACCTGGaacaccctccccctcccccagcccAGGGTCCATCAGACCTGGaacaccctccccctcccccagcccAGGGTCCATCAGACCTGGaacaccctccccctcccccagcccAGGGTCCATCAGACCTGGaacaccctccccctcccccagcccAGGGTCCATCAGACCTGGaacaccctccccctcccccagcccAGGGTCCATCAGACCTGGaacaccctccccctcccccagcccAGGGTCCATCTGACCTGGAACACCCTCCTACAGCCCAGGGTCCATCAGACCTGGaacaccctccccctcccccagcccAGGGTCCATCCGACCTGGaacaccctccccctcccccagcccAGGGTCCATCTGACCTGGAACACCCTCCTACAGCCCAGGGTCCATCAGACCTGGaacaccctccccctcccccagcccAGGGTCCATCTGACCTGGAACACCCTCCTACAACCCAGGGTCCATCAGACCTGGaacaccctccccctcccccagcccAGGGTCCATCAGACCTGGAACACCCTCCTACAGCCCAGGGTCCATCAGACCTGAAACACCCTCCTACAGCCCAGGGTCCATCAGACCTGGAACACCCTCCCCCAGCCCAGGGTACATCAGACCTGGaacaccctccccctcccccagcccAGGGTCCATCAGACCTGGAACACCCTCCCCCAGCCCAGGGTACATCAGACCTGAaacaccctccccctcccccagcccAGGGTCCATCAGACCTGGAACACCCTCCCCCAGCCCAGGGTCCATCTGACCTGGAACACCCTCCTACAGCCCAGGGTCCATCAGACCTGGAACACCCTCCTACAGTCCAGGGTCCATCTGACCTGGAACACCCTCCTACAGCCCAGGGTCCATCAGACCTGGAACACCCTCCCCCAGCCCAGGGTCCATCAGACCTGGAACACCCTCCTACAGCCCAGGGTCCATCAGACCTGGaacaccctccccctcccccagcccAGGGTCCATCTGACCTGGAACACCCTCCTACAGCCCAGGGTCCATCAGACCTGGAACACCCTCCTACAGCCCAGGGTCCATCAGACCTGGAACACCCTCCCCCAACCCAGGGTCCATCAGACCTGGaacaccctccccctcccccagcccAGGGTCCATCAGACCTGGAACACCCTCCCCCAGCCCAGGGTCCATCAGACCTGGAACACCCTCCCCTCCCCCAGCCCAGGGTCCATCAGACCTGGAACACCCTCCCCCAGCCCAGG ACTGAACAGCAGACAGGTGGAGACAGATGA